The proteins below are encoded in one region of Neisseriales bacterium:
- the rpoB gene encoding DNA-directed RNA polymerase subunit beta: MSYSLTEKKRIRKSFAKSINVLEIPPLLAIQMESYREFLQQGIRPEKRKTIGLQAAFQSIFPIVSNSGYARLDFSHYMFEEPSFDVQECQMRGMTYAAPLRANIQLTIFDRESSKKTIKEVRENNVYMGEIPLMTTNGSFVINGTERVVVSQLHRSPGVFFEHDRGKTHSSGKLLFSARIIPYRGSWLDFEFDHKDLLYFRIDRRRKIPITILLKALGYDNEAILHDFYDTDTFYLQPTLKMRLLPKRLRGDIAKSDIVAPDGELLVEKGKRITTKHVQHMEQAGIDRIDVSVDVLFGRVLAKSVVNTETGEVIARANEEINEGILEALRANAISEIAVLYVNDLDQGAYISQTLRIDDINGQQQSRMAIYRMMRPGEPPTEEAVEQLFQRLFFSVDAYDLSHVGRMKFNSRTYQLKVHDKAAGWFNRLLGRFNEKGYSTGNILSVEDIVVTIAMLIELRNGRGEVDDIDHLGNRRVRSVGELIENQFRASLVRVEKAVKERLSQVEMDQLMPQDLINAKPITAAIKEFFGSSQLSQFMDQTNPLSEITHKRRVSALGPGGLTRDRAGFEVRDVHPTHYGRVCPIETPEGPNIGLINSLSIFARTNHYGFLETPYRKVVNGYVTNEVKYLSAIEEGRYVIAQANAELSKDGKLVDELVTCREKGETILTTPDRVEYMDVSTGQIVSVAAALIPFLEHNDANRSLMGANMQRQAVPCLRSEKPLVGTGIEKAVAMDSGTMVIAGRGGYVDYVDASRIVVRVNDKEASTSEVGVDIYNLVKFTRSNQNTNINQRAIVKVGDKVAKGDVLADGASTDLGELALGQNVTVAFMPWHGYNFEDSILISEKIVADDRYTSIHIEELSVVARDTKLGSEEITRDIPGLSESTQARLDESGIVYIGAEVAPGDVLVGKVTPKGETQLTPEEKLLRAIFGEKASDVKDTSLRVEAGMAGTVIDVQVFTREGVKRDQRAQSIVDSELERYRLDLHDQLRIFENDAFDRAERLLIGQRMSPKSKRTTKIPTTINKTYLTGLSSKYDWFGIVLEDTKVADKLALIYEDLKQKRQVFDAKFEDKKRKLTQGDELPPGVQKMVKVFIAVKRRLQAGDKMAGRHGNKGVVSKILPVEDMPYMPDGRSVDIVLNPLGVPSRMNIGQVLEVHLGWAAKGLGERIETMLHQHRLLELRSLLSQVYQHTSAEEALGQFTDKEILVLTDQLKAGVPFATPVFDGAKEDEIKAMLQLAYPDDLPNKQSFGFNDTKTQMTLYDGLTGEPFDRKITVGVMYYLKLHHLVDEKMHARSTGPYSLVTQQPLGGRAQFGGQRFGEMEVWALEAYGASYTLQEILTVKSDDVSGRAKVYENIVKGEQKMEAGMPESFNVLVQEIRSLALNIELERHTS; encoded by the coding sequence ATGAGTTACTCATTGACTGAGAAAAAGCGTATCCGTAAAAGTTTTGCCAAGAGTATTAATGTGCTGGAGATCCCACCGCTTTTGGCTATTCAAATGGAGTCCTATCGGGAGTTTTTACAACAAGGTATACGACCAGAAAAACGCAAAACCATTGGTTTGCAGGCAGCTTTCCAGTCTATTTTTCCAATTGTGAGTAATAGTGGCTACGCTCGCCTAGATTTTTCGCATTATATGTTTGAAGAGCCATCTTTTGATGTACAAGAGTGTCAAATGCGTGGCATGACTTATGCGGCACCGCTTCGCGCTAATATCCAATTGACAATATTTGATCGTGAATCTTCCAAAAAGACGATTAAGGAAGTGCGTGAGAATAATGTATATATGGGCGAGATTCCGCTAATGACTACTAATGGTTCATTTGTCATCAACGGAACAGAGCGTGTCGTGGTTTCTCAGCTGCATCGTAGCCCAGGCGTGTTTTTTGAGCATGACCGAGGTAAAACACATTCTTCTGGCAAGCTATTATTTTCTGCGCGTATTATTCCCTATCGCGGATCATGGTTAGATTTTGAGTTTGATCACAAAGATCTATTGTATTTTCGCATTGATCGTCGTCGCAAAATACCCATTACGATTTTGTTGAAAGCGTTAGGTTATGATAACGAAGCGATTTTGCATGATTTCTATGATACCGATACTTTTTACTTACAGCCAACGCTAAAGATGCGCTTGTTGCCGAAGCGCTTAAGGGGCGATATCGCCAAATCTGATATTGTTGCGCCTGACGGTGAATTACTGGTTGAAAAAGGCAAGCGTATTACTACCAAGCATGTTCAACATATGGAACAAGCAGGTATTGATCGTATTGACGTGTCAGTTGATGTTTTGTTTGGCAGGGTGTTAGCTAAGTCTGTTGTCAATACCGAAACAGGTGAAGTAATTGCTAGGGCTAATGAAGAAATCAATGAAGGAATTCTTGAGGCTCTACGAGCCAATGCTATTTCGGAAATTGCAGTACTATACGTTAATGATCTAGATCAAGGTGCTTACATTTCCCAGACTCTACGTATTGATGATATCAATGGCCAGCAACAGTCGCGCATGGCGATTTATCGGATGATGCGTCCTGGAGAACCACCTACCGAAGAAGCTGTTGAGCAGTTGTTCCAACGCTTGTTTTTTAGTGTGGATGCCTATGATTTATCTCATGTTGGTCGCATGAAATTTAATTCCCGTACCTACCAACTTAAAGTACACGATAAGGCTGCTGGTTGGTTTAATCGTCTACTGGGGCGTTTTAATGAAAAAGGTTACAGTACTGGCAACATTCTCAGCGTTGAAGATATTGTGGTTACGATTGCCATGCTTATTGAGTTACGCAATGGTCGAGGAGAAGTTGACGATATTGACCACTTAGGCAATCGTCGCGTACGCTCGGTGGGAGAATTAATAGAAAACCAATTTCGCGCAAGTTTAGTACGTGTTGAAAAAGCGGTGAAGGAGCGCCTTAGTCAAGTTGAGATGGATCAATTGATGCCGCAGGATTTAATCAACGCAAAACCAATTACGGCTGCTATTAAAGAATTTTTTGGCTCTTCTCAGCTGTCGCAATTCATGGATCAAACGAACCCGTTGTCTGAAATTACCCATAAGCGACGGGTATCAGCTTTAGGGCCTGGCGGATTGACGCGTGATCGAGCCGGGTTTGAGGTACGTGATGTGCATCCTACTCACTATGGTCGAGTTTGCCCAATCGAAACACCAGAGGGGCCGAATATTGGGTTAATCAATTCCCTTTCTATTTTTGCGCGTACCAATCACTATGGGTTTTTAGAGACACCTTACCGCAAGGTTGTTAACGGATACGTAACCAATGAAGTCAAGTACCTTTCTGCTATTGAAGAAGGTCGTTATGTGATTGCACAAGCCAATGCGGAACTGAGCAAGGACGGTAAATTGGTTGATGAGCTAGTTACTTGTCGGGAAAAAGGCGAAACCATTTTGACGACACCTGATCGGGTGGAATATATGGATGTCTCAACGGGACAAATTGTATCAGTTGCAGCGGCACTGATACCATTTTTAGAGCACAACGATGCGAACCGTTCGCTAATGGGCGCAAATATGCAACGTCAAGCAGTCCCTTGTTTACGGTCAGAAAAACCGCTTGTTGGAACAGGTATCGAAAAAGCAGTAGCAATGGATTCGGGCACCATGGTTATTGCTGGTCGAGGTGGATATGTAGACTATGTTGATGCGAGCCGTATTGTTGTTCGGGTGAATGACAAAGAGGCAAGCACAAGTGAAGTAGGGGTCGATATTTATAACCTAGTCAAGTTTACGCGATCTAATCAAAATACGAATATCAATCAGCGTGCGATTGTTAAAGTGGGAGACAAGGTTGCCAAAGGTGATGTATTGGCTGATGGAGCCTCCACGGATCTGGGTGAATTAGCGCTGGGTCAGAATGTGACTGTAGCTTTTATGCCTTGGCATGGCTATAACTTCGAAGACTCTATTTTAATCTCTGAGAAGATTGTTGCGGATGATCGCTATACCTCAATTCATATTGAGGAATTGTCTGTTGTTGCACGTGACACCAAATTAGGTTCTGAAGAAATTACGCGTGATATCCCTGGCTTATCAGAATCTACACAAGCACGTTTAGATGAATCAGGTATTGTCTATATTGGTGCTGAAGTGGCGCCGGGCGATGTATTAGTAGGCAAGGTTACACCAAAGGGTGAGACGCAGCTAACGCCTGAAGAAAAATTACTGCGCGCTATTTTTGGCGAAAAGGCATCAGATGTGAAAGATACATCGCTACGCGTTGAGGCAGGAATGGCAGGTACCGTTATTGATGTACAAGTCTTTACTAGAGAAGGCGTTAAGCGTGATCAGCGTGCACAATCTATTGTTGATAGCGAGTTAGAAAGATATCGCTTGGATTTGCACGACCAACTACGTATTTTTGAAAATGATGCCTTTGATCGAGCCGAGCGCCTGCTAATTGGTCAGCGCATGTCACCAAAATCAAAGCGAACCACTAAAATCCCAACAACGATTAATAAGACTTATTTGACTGGTTTATCTTCAAAATATGATTGGTTTGGTATTGTGTTGGAAGATACGAAAGTAGCCGATAAGCTTGCGCTGATTTATGAAGATCTTAAACAAAAACGCCAAGTATTTGATGCAAAATTTGAGGATAAAAAACGTAAATTAACACAAGGAGATGAACTACCGCCGGGCGTTCAGAAGATGGTCAAGGTATTCATTGCTGTGAAGCGTCGTTTGCAGGCGGGCGATAAAATGGCTGGTCGTCACGGAAACAAGGGAGTAGTTTCTAAAATCCTACCTGTTGAAGATATGCCTTACATGCCAGATGGACGCTCTGTTGACATCGTGCTCAACCCACTCGGTGTGCCTTCTCGTATGAATATTGGCCAAGTTTTGGAAGTGCATCTTGGTTGGGCTGCAAAAGGTTTGGGAGAGCGCATTGAAACGATGCTTCATCAGCATCGTCTTCTTGAGTTACGTAGCTTATTAAGCCAAGTTTATCAACATACAAGTGCTGAAGAAGCGTTAGGTCAATTTACAGATAAAGAAATTTTGGTGCTTACCGACCAATTAAAAGCGGGCGTGCCATTTGCAACGCCAGTATTTGATGGCGCAAAAGAAGATGAGATCAAAGCCATGTTGCAATTGGCTTATCCAGACGACTTGCCAAACAAACAATCTTTTGGGTTTAATGATACGAAAACTCAGATGACTCTGTATGACGGACTTACTGGTGAACCGTTTGATCGTAAGATTACAGTTGGTGTTATGTATTACTTGAAATTACACCATCTTGTAGACGAAAAAATGCACGCACGTTCTACAGGACCCTATAGCCTCGTAACTCAACAGCCGTTGGGTGGCCGAGCACAGTTTGGTGGACAGCGCTTTGGTGAAATGGAGGTGTGGGCACTAGAGGCTTATGGTGCCTCTTATACCCTACAAGAGATTCTAACTGTTAAATCAGATGATGTATCAGGACGCGCCAAGGTGTATGAAAATATTGTCAAAGGCGAGCAGAAGATGGAAGCGGGTATGCCCGAATCATTTAATGTGTTGGTTCAGGAAATTCGTTCACTAGCCCTTAATATTGAGCTTGAACGCCATACCTCATAA
- the rplL gene encoding 50S ribosomal protein L7/L12 — MAISKDDILEAISNMSVIDLNDLVKAFEEKFGVSAAAMVVAGGSGNAQANEEVASAEKTEFDVLLTAVGDQKVSVIKVVRTITGLGLKEAKDLVDAAPKMIKESVPKSDAENFIKQLTEVGAKAEMK, encoded by the coding sequence ATGGCGATTAGCAAAGATGACATTCTTGAGGCTATTAGCAACATGAGTGTGATTGATCTTAATGATTTGGTCAAAGCATTTGAAGAGAAATTTGGCGTATCGGCTGCGGCGATGGTAGTAGCGGGTGGAAGTGGTAATGCTCAGGCCAATGAAGAAGTAGCCAGTGCTGAAAAAACAGAATTTGATGTTTTACTTACTGCAGTGGGTGATCAGAAAGTAAGCGTAATTAAAGTGGTGCGTACTATTACTGGTTTAGGACTTAAAGAAGCCAAAGATTTGGTGGATGCAGCACCCAAAATGATTAAAGAGAGTGTACCAAAATCTGATGCAGAAAATTTCATCAAACAACTCACTGAAGTGGGCGCCAAAGCGGAGATGAAGTAA
- the rplJ gene encoding 50S ribosomal protein L10 — protein sequence MSSHIESKKAVVAEAKAQIDKAQTIVIAEYRGVSVAGLTKLRLQAREKGVFLRVLKNTLARRSVEGTSFENLSEKMNGPLLYGMSSDPVAVTRVLCRFAHEEEELVVKGGSYSGQLLSEKDVAAFSAIPDHLALLAQLLGVIQSPVVGLARVLAAIASKKETEVA from the coding sequence TTGAGTTCTCATATTGAATCTAAGAAAGCAGTGGTGGCCGAAGCAAAAGCACAAATTGATAAAGCTCAAACAATTGTTATTGCTGAGTACCGCGGTGTTAGTGTGGCTGGTTTAACCAAACTGCGTTTACAGGCGAGAGAAAAAGGGGTGTTTTTGCGTGTACTCAAAAATACCTTAGCACGCCGTTCAGTGGAAGGGACATCTTTTGAAAATTTATCAGAAAAGATGAACGGACCACTTTTATACGGTATGTCATCGGATCCTGTTGCTGTAACAAGAGTGCTTTGCCGATTTGCTCATGAAGAAGAGGAGCTGGTTGTCAAAGGAGGCAGCTATAGCGGTCAATTACTATCTGAAAAGGATGTAGCAGCGTTTTCTGCTATTCCGGATCATTTAGCATTATTGGCTCAGTTGCTCGGTGTCATCCAGTCGCCTGTGGTCGGTTTAGCGCGTGTGTTAGCGGCCATCGCAAGCAAAAAAGAAACAGAAGTTGCTTAA
- the rplA gene encoding 50S ribosomal protein L1: protein MGKLSKRLQQLDALAKRDTQYSIGEALQLAKQSATAKFDESIDVAVNLGVDPRKSDQAVRGAVVLPHGTGKTLRIAVFAQGEEAEIAKEAGADIVGFEDLAQAVRSGNIDFDVVIATPSAMRVVGQLGQILGPRGMMPNPKVGTVSANVAEAVKKAKAGQVQYRTDKGGVVHSTIGRASFEVKALQDNLSVLVDALIRAKPSTAKGLYLKKITLSSTMGVGIKVDTGSVSVLS from the coding sequence ATGGGAAAACTGTCTAAACGCTTACAGCAACTGGATGCTTTAGCGAAACGTGATACACAATATTCTATAGGTGAGGCATTGCAGCTGGCTAAACAGTCTGCGACAGCAAAATTTGATGAATCAATTGATGTGGCGGTTAATTTAGGGGTTGACCCGCGCAAATCTGATCAGGCTGTCCGTGGTGCTGTAGTTTTGCCTCATGGTACGGGCAAGACGTTAAGAATTGCCGTATTTGCGCAAGGCGAGGAAGCAGAAATTGCCAAGGAGGCTGGAGCAGATATCGTTGGATTTGAAGATCTTGCGCAGGCTGTTAGATCGGGCAATATTGATTTTGATGTGGTTATTGCCACGCCGAGCGCTATGCGTGTTGTGGGACAATTAGGACAAATTCTTGGTCCTCGTGGCATGATGCCTAATCCTAAGGTGGGCACTGTTTCAGCTAACGTGGCAGAAGCAGTCAAAAAAGCAAAGGCAGGGCAAGTACAGTATCGAACAGATAAAGGTGGTGTCGTGCATAGCACAATTGGACGGGCTTCTTTTGAAGTCAAGGCGCTGCAGGATAATCTCAGTGTGCTGGTGGACGCATTAATTAGAGCAAAACCGAGCACTGCTAAGGGGCTGTATTTGAAGAAAATTACTTTGTCTAGCACAATGGGGGTGGGAATTAAAGTGGATACCGGTAGCGTCTCGGTGCTGTCGTGA
- the rplK gene encoding 50S ribosomal protein L11, with the protein MAKKILGYIKLQVPAGQANPAPPIGPALGQRGLNIMEFCKAFNAKTQNLELGLPIPVLIAVYADKSFDFELKTPPASVLLLKAAGLAKGSPRPHTDKVGKVSLKQVEEIAHTKKVDLTAVNLAAAVRTIAGSARSMGIEVEGL; encoded by the coding sequence GTGGCAAAGAAAATTTTGGGGTATATAAAACTACAAGTACCAGCTGGTCAAGCCAATCCTGCACCACCTATTGGACCAGCACTAGGGCAGCGTGGGCTGAACATTATGGAGTTTTGCAAAGCTTTTAATGCTAAAACTCAGAACCTGGAACTGGGATTGCCTATTCCGGTCTTAATCGCTGTGTATGCGGATAAATCTTTTGATTTTGAATTAAAAACACCCCCAGCGTCAGTATTGTTGCTCAAAGCCGCTGGGTTAGCAAAAGGCAGCCCACGTCCTCATACAGATAAGGTAGGGAAAGTTTCGCTAAAGCAAGTGGAAGAGATTGCGCATACTAAAAAAGTTGATTTAACTGCCGTTAATTTGGCAGCAGCAGTCCGTACCATTGCTGGTTCTGCACGATCAATGGGTATTGAGGTGGAGGGCTTATAG
- the nusG gene encoding transcription termination/antitermination protein NusG: protein MAKQWYVVHAYSGFEKSVQRLLRERIEREELSDQFGEILVPVEEVVDIKDGQRKISERKFFPGYVLVEMEMSDETWHIVKSIPKVTGFIGGTSNRPSSISQQEVDAITQRIQDGVEKPKPKVLFEVGQRVRVIEGPFNDFDGIVDEVNYERSKVRISVQIFGRDTPVELGFNQIEKL from the coding sequence ATGGCAAAACAATGGTACGTAGTACACGCTTATTCTGGTTTTGAAAAAAGCGTGCAGAGACTGTTGCGTGAGCGTATTGAGCGGGAAGAACTGTCCGATCAATTTGGCGAAATTTTGGTACCTGTTGAGGAAGTAGTGGATATAAAAGACGGCCAACGCAAAATTTCTGAGCGCAAATTTTTCCCAGGATATGTGCTGGTTGAAATGGAAATGTCGGATGAAACTTGGCATATTGTCAAAAGTATTCCCAAAGTAACAGGATTTATTGGCGGTACGAGCAATCGACCTTCGTCCATTTCACAACAAGAGGTAGATGCCATTACGCAACGTATACAAGACGGTGTTGAAAAACCAAAACCAAAAGTGCTATTTGAGGTTGGTCAACGTGTACGGGTAATTGAAGGACCCTTTAACGATTTTGATGGCATTGTTGATGAGGTAAATTACGAGCGCAGCAAAGTGCGTATTTCTGTTCAGATATTTGGTCGAGACACGCCCGTAGAGTTGGGTTTTAACCAAATCGAAAAGCTGTAA
- the secE gene encoding preprotein translocase subunit SecE — MKINISDKLKVILALLLVCAGFTLFYVFPTMQIAWRILAIMMLLLLGILVMSQANAGKALLSYVKSSIEEGRKVVWPTRQESLRLTLLVFVFILLLSLFMWLIDSLLFWVFNDLLLRRG; from the coding sequence ATGAAAATTAATATATCGGATAAATTGAAAGTCATTCTAGCGCTACTTTTAGTGTGTGCCGGATTTACGCTGTTTTATGTATTTCCGACAATGCAAATTGCCTGGCGTATTTTAGCTATCATGATGCTGTTGTTACTTGGTATCCTTGTGATGAGCCAGGCGAATGCTGGCAAGGCATTGTTATCTTATGTCAAGTCTTCCATTGAAGAAGGTCGAAAGGTAGTTTGGCCAACTCGACAAGAATCTTTGCGATTAACCTTATTGGTGTTTGTGTTTATTTTGCTTTTGTCACTATTTATGTGGCTGATTGACTCGCTGTTATTTTGGGTATTTAACGATCTACTGTTGCGACGGGGCTGA
- a CDS encoding YfhL family 4Fe-4S dicluster ferredoxin → MALKITDECINCDVCEPECPNNAISQGEAIYEINPNLCTECVGHFDQSQCQSVCPVDCIIIDPDHVETPEALEMKYRKITQQLT, encoded by the coding sequence AATTACTGATGAATGCATCAATTGCGATGTTTGCGAACCAGAGTGTCCAAACAATGCTATCTCGCAGGGTGAAGCAATTTACGAAATTAATCCGAATTTGTGCACTGAATGCGTTGGTCATTTTGATCAATCACAGTGTCAGTCAGTGTGTCCAGTTGATTGTATTATTATTGACCCTGATCATGTTGAAACACCAGAAGCATTAGAAATGAAATACCGTAAAATTACCCAACAACTTACTTAA